Below is a genomic region from Prolixibacteraceae bacterium.
CAGCCATAGCCTCTAATTAGCTCTTTTCCTTCTTCAAGGACTTTTGTGACTTTATCCGTGGATAGATCCTTTACAAAAACATGGCTTTTACCATCTTGGTCTTTTTCTCGATAGGAGAAATACTTTCCATTAGGAGAGAATTTAAGGCTACTTACTTTCGGTTTCGCAAAATAGTCCGTAACGCTATAAGAATAGTTTCCCTTTTCATAATCCATTAACTTTTCCAATTCAGATTTACTAGATGGAAGAGAAGGATCTCCAGGTGATTTTTTTTCTTGAGCATTTGTCATTGCAGGTGTTATTAGTAAGAAAATTAGAACCAACAGACTGCTCAGCTTCAATATTCGACAAGTCTTCATGTAATGGGCTATTTGTTAAGTTAAACTTGCAATGAAAAACTTATTCCAAAGCTTTTCACTATTAATAAGACGTTTAATAGTGAAAATAGTTACAATAAACCATTAAAAAATGAACAGAAATATGGTGTTTTTGTTCTTTAGTACAAATATTATAGATGTATGTTCATAAAAAAAGCGACTAAGTTATTAATCGCTCTTTTTTTATATGATTTTAGATTCTTTCCATCGATTTATTGGGGACCCATCCAGTGTTTCCGTCAGGAATCTTCACCTCTTTCCATCCTTCAATACTATCCGTTATCTGTACCTTAATTCCTTCATGAATAATAAAAAGTTCCGTACCAGTTTCACTTGGAGCACCTTTTACCGTAACACTAGGTTTTGTGATTATTGCACCAAGATGACGGGTTTCATGTAGATATTGATCTCTTGCAATAACAATACTCGTTATACATAAAATTAGACTAAAAATAGCAATCGTAAGTCCTAATTTTTTTGTCTTGACACTCTCTCCATATATCAGCAATAAAGATAAACCCAATAAGAATATAAGAAATAATAGAATCGATAGATAACTCCATTCTGTTGAGTTAAGCAACTGTTTGATGTTATTCTTAATTTTCACGACCAATACCGTCGGAAGTGGTTCAACCTTATCAACAATATACTGATTTGCCATCTTTAGATTATAAGATATATTCTTATTTGATGGATCAAGCATTAGTGCTTTCTCATAATATAGAATAGCATGTGTGAAATCCGAAAGCTTATAATATGAGTTTCCTATATTGAAAAATAGATCAGGCTGCTGATAGCCTTCATTTTTAATTCTTTGATATTCAACAAGTGCCTCTTTAAAGTCTCCTTTTTTATATAAAACGTTGGCATTCTCAAATTGCACCTCTAGAGTTTCTGCTGAAAGCGATAGTGAGAATAGGATCGCTAATGTCAATACGATTAATTTTTTCATCATCTATCTATTTTTTAATTTTCTTTTCCACTAAACTTAATACCTCAATCGCTTTTTTGTATAATTCCTCTTGAGCACTATGATCTTGAGATGGAGCATATCTTGCAAACTCACATGTATCTATAAGTGATAATAATGCATCAATTGAAACATTGTCCATCCTTTTTTCTGCCAATTTAGTCTTAATCGTCTCTTTAGTTAATTCGGATTTCGGAAGTGTTAGTTTGTCTTCTAAATAACCCATTAATGCTTCTAAAACAGCCTCATAAAACAGTTCGTTTTCATCATTTTTAAGATGCTGAGATGCTTTCTTTAATCTCTTTAGTGCAAGACTGTTTGCTTTCTTATTTTTAGTCCCCCAAATATCTTCTCGTTCTTTAATCTTCTTCAAGTTCATCAGATAAATAACGATAAAGATAAAGAACCCTCCAATAAATAACATATAGAAAGTCACAGTACCATATAAGCGGTGGTGCTTTTTGAAAGTTATCTTGTCTGTCGAAATAAATCGAATGTCTTTACCAACGGTCTTGACATCTTCTTTACTGAAACTACTTACCTGTGCTGAAGTTGCATTTTTACCTTCGCCTGGTGTAACATGAATATTAAACGGCGTAGTTTGTTGCGTAACATATCTATCTTTTAATGGATCATAATAGGCAAATGAAACTGATGGGATTGTATAATCACCAGCAAATCTAGGTTGAATAAGGTATTCTAAGGTTTTACTACCTTGTTCACCACTTTCAGTCACCTTTATATTATTCTTGCTTTGAGGATCATATGTTTCGAAATCCTGTGGGAAATCTAATTTAGGCGCTGTAACTAGCGATAGATTCCCTTTTCCTTTTATGGTTAGACGAAGCGTAATTGCATCATTGGCTTTAACTTTTGTTTCTGATATAGATGCTTTAATATTAAAGCGTCCTACAGCTCCGGAATAACTATCAGGTGGACTAGGCAATGCGTTTACACGTACTGTACGAGGTGCACTTGCAACATCTACACTTACTGTTCTTGTCGAGTTGAAAAAATCATCAAAGAATGCTTGAGAATTCTGTATGCGCTGTCTTACCTGTACGGTAATTTTAGCAGGATCAATTCTTAACGTTCCATCTTTTTGTGGAAAAAGCAATGTTTTGTTAAGAATAGCTGTATTATAGATATCTCCATCGTAAGCCTCTTGGTTCAACGACAGACGCCTAATTTCACCTACTGATTTGGTGTAAAAATTCGTAAAACTAGGAATCTCGATATTGGATACTCCTGAGATTGGAAGTCTTGTATATAATTTCGTCGTCGCCAGAATTGCTTCTCCTTCTTTCACATTTGTACGAGAAAGCAATACCTTAACGAACATATCTTTCTTTGATATTTCAGCTCCAGAAGATGTCGTATTTGTATTCGCATTTCCTTTTACAATCTGAATTTTCTTCTGCTTTGTTTTATAATGTCTACCATCAATGACAACATCAATAGCTGGAAAAACAAATGTTCCAGAATTGAGCGGTTTCAAAATATATGTGTAAGAATACGAATTAGAACGAGACGATTTTCCATTAATTATCTGTACTGAGCTACTGGAAGAAGTCATTGGTCCCATCATGACTTCAAAATTACTCATAGATGGAAGATTAACTTTCTCTGCTTGTTCATTTGATTCTATTGCTAGACGTATTTGCTGACCTACTCGTGCAACATTGGGTGTAGATAGTTTTACATTAACTCTATCTGCAAAAACGTTCCATGAAGTAAATATCAATAGAAGAAAAAACGATATCTTTTTTGCAATCATATTATAATTCTTAATATTATCAACTACGAAAATAAGTATAAGTTTTTGAAAGTCCTTACCATTTCTTTTCTATGCTTTGGGCTTTTGCTTTTTCTTGTTTAACCTGAGCCTTTCTTACTTTATTTTGTGTCTTCTTTTCTTTATCCTCCATTGCTTTAAGCATTGCACTTGCTCTTGCTTTACTTAAGCCACTTTTACTTTTCTTCTGAGATCCTTTATCCTTTTTATCTTTATTCTTTTGTTTGTTCTTGTCTTGATTCTTGTTCTTATCTTGATCTTTTTTATCCTGATCTTTCTTGTTTTTATCTTTATTCTTCTGGTCCTTGTTCTTTTTATCTTTATTATCCTTATTGTCTTTGTTGTCCTTATTCTTTTTATCCTTGTTGTCTTTATTCTGATCTTTATTCTTCTTTTGCTCTTCTTTCTCTTTCTTCTTTTTCATCGCATAGGTCAAATTATATTTGGTTGCGAGATCCGAAGGATTACTTCTCAAAGATTTCTTATATGCTTCGATACTTTTTTCAAACTCATTCGACTGTAAATAGCTGTTTCCAAGATTATAATACAGTTTAGCCTTGTCGGCTTCTGTTGTTGCCGTTTCAGACAACTCTTCAAACATCTCTATTGCTTCTTTGGGATGTCCTTGTTTAAGAATCGCAGATGCCAAGTTCGACTTCCATTTAAAATTATCAGGTGCTTTTTCTAAAGCTTTTCGATAATAAGTTTCTGCTTGTGCATACTTCACTGAGTCAACTTTAGAGCTATCCTTTAATGCTTCAAGAAACTCTTTATTTCCTTTTCTGACCAGTCGTCTCTCTTGTTGAGCAGAAGCAAATTGAAGCCCAACAAAGATCATTATTATAATTAGTGTAATCTTTTTCATGATATAAGCTTCTTTAAGCATGTTTTTTATCCTTCCCAAATATATTTACCCTTGCTAACCATTTGTTCTTTCTCTCAATAAGCATCATACTTAATGCAAAGAATAGGAGTGAAGCTCCGATAAAATATGGAAATTGATCGTCATATTCAGCATATTGACGTGTCGAAATCGCTTTCTTATCCATTTTGTTTATCTCCGAAAAAATAGCATTCAGCCCAATATTGGTATTGTTTGCTCTCACATAACTTCCCGATCCTGCTTGTGCAATCTTCTTGAGCATGTTCTCATTTAACTTGGAGATGACTGTCTTTCCACTTTTATCTTTAATAAAGGTTCGTTGTTGATTCCTAATCACAGGTACAGGAGCACCTTGTGGAAGCCCCATTCCTAAAGTGAATACTTTTATTCCTTGTTCCTTTGCTGTGGTTGCTGCTCCAATCGCATCATCTTCGTGGTTCTCCCCATCTGTGATGACAATGATGGCTTTGCTTCCAGTATAATCTGGACTGAAAGATTTTGTAGCTAATTCAATTGCTGAACCAATAGCTGTACCTTGAACAGGAACCATCTGTGTGTTTACCGAGGATAAAAACATCTTTGCAGACGCATAATCACTTGTAATTGGAATCTGTGTATAAGCTTGACCTCCAAAAACAATTAATCCAATTTGATCATTATTGAGTTTGTCCGTTAGCTTACTTACTGCCATCTTCGCTCTTTCAAGTCGACTTGGTTTAATGTCTTCTGCCAACATACTGTTTGAAACATCGAGGGCAACCATTATCTGAATGCCTTTTTTCTTAATCTTTCTCATTTTTGACCCAAATTGAGGTTGGGCAATGGCAAAGATTAAGAAAACCGCAGCAAGCAGTGATAACGCAAATATTAATCCTTTTCGAAAGGATGACTTATTTGGCATAAGAGCTTGAATGAACTGGTAATTACCAAATTTTTCAACTCTTCTTTTATTATAGCCAATCAATATCCAATACCCTAAAACTAGTAGTGGTATTAGGATTAGTAGATATAAATATTCGGGATGTGCAAAACGAAATGAGTTCATCTGTATATTATTATCGTTTCTTAATTAAGGTATATTACGGAAGATTGTATTCCTAAGTAGTATAGAAGACAACAGTAGTATGAATGCTAGAATTGCATATTTGCCAAACTCTTCATTTTTCTTACTATACTTCTTAACCTCAATCTTCGATTTTTCTAATTTATCGATCTCTTGATATACCTCTTTTAAGCTGTTGTTATCTGTTGCTCTAAAATAACTAGCATCCGTCTTATCAGATATCTTCTCAAGAGTTTCCTCATCAATTTTTACTGGAACTTGTTGTACTTGGCGTCCAAATGGAGTGTCAAAAGGGTAGGGGGCCGTTCCATGTGTACCTACACCGATAGTGTAGACACGAATACCAAAAGTCTGTGCAATATCAGCTGCTGTAAGAGGAGATATCTCTCCTCGATTGTTCGCACCATCAGTAAGTAGTATGATTACTTTACTTTTGGCATTACTCCCTTTCAATCTTGATATGGCAGTAGCTAAACCTGAACCAATAGCTGTTCCATCCTCAATCATTCCACTCTTAATATTGTGAAATAGATTCTGAAGAGTGGCGTGGTCGGTAGTCAAAGGACACTGCGTGAAACTTTCACCACTAAAAACAACTAACCCAATACGATCGTTAGTTCGACCTGCAATAAATTTCTGTGCCACTTCTTTGGCCGCTTCCAATCGGTTTGGAGTAAAATCTTGAGCTAACATACTACTCGAGACATCAATGGCCATAACAATATCTATACCCTTTGTTTGAGAGTCCTCCCAACTTCTGAATGATTGTGGTCGAGCCAAGCATGTTATAAGAAGTAATATCACACCTATATTGAGAATTGGAATGAAATGTCTTCCATAGTATTTCCATGATTTCGGTAGTTCAGAAAGTCTTTTAGTCGAAGATAAACCTAAACTTGCAGACATCTGATTACGCTTCCATATATACCAGGCAACGTATGGTATCAGAAGCAATGCTCCAAAGAAAACTTTTGGATGTGCAAATGTAACGGATTCCATCATCTATTCTTGGTTGTTTTTAGGTCCATATTTTAATAAATTCTCTTCCTCATCACTTAATGTCGATGTTTCCTTATTAATTTCAGTATCGACAACAGTTGCTGTCTCATGAGGTTGGTCATCATCATCTGTCTTTTCTTCATTGACAACTTTTGTTTTATCAACAAAAGCCAAACATATATTCAATTGTCGTGGATGTTCACTCTCTTCTGGGATATACTTGGCAAATTTAACCATGTCAGCCAAACGAAGCACCTCTTCTAATGTTCTTAGCTCTTGGCGATACTCTTTCGTCTCTTTTACATTACGTAAAGAGTCTACAATTTCATCTGTTGTAAGCTCAAGTGTTGAAACCCCAAAACGATGTGATAAATATTCACGAACAATATCTGTGAGGCTAACATAGAATGGTTTTACCTCTTCTTTTGTATTTGGATATTGTTGTTTCAACTCCTCAAGAAGTCTTACAGCCTTTATCTCATATGGTTCTTCTGGTTCTATTGGACCTGAAAAGAATGGCTTCTTATTTTTATATCTGTATATCGCATATAGAATAATTAGGA
It encodes:
- a CDS encoding VWA domain-containing protein is translated as MESVTFAHPKVFFGALLLIPYVAWYIWKRNQMSASLGLSSTKRLSELPKSWKYYGRHFIPILNIGVILLLITCLARPQSFRSWEDSQTKGIDIVMAIDVSSSMLAQDFTPNRLEAAKEVAQKFIAGRTNDRIGLVVFSGESFTQCPLTTDHATLQNLFHNIKSGMIEDGTAIGSGLATAISRLKGSNAKSKVIILLTDGANNRGEISPLTAADIAQTFGIRVYTIGVGTHGTAPYPFDTPFGRQVQQVPVKIDEETLEKISDKTDASYFRATDNNSLKEVYQEIDKLEKSKIEVKKYSKKNEEFGKYAILAFILLLSSILLRNTIFRNIP
- a CDS encoding VWA domain-containing protein, translating into MNSFRFAHPEYLYLLILIPLLVLGYWILIGYNKRRVEKFGNYQFIQALMPNKSSFRKGLIFALSLLAAVFLIFAIAQPQFGSKMRKIKKKGIQIMVALDVSNSMLAEDIKPSRLERAKMAVSKLTDKLNNDQIGLIVFGGQAYTQIPITSDYASAKMFLSSVNTQMVPVQGTAIGSAIELATKSFSPDYTGSKAIIVITDGENHEDDAIGAATTAKEQGIKVFTLGMGLPQGAPVPVIRNQQRTFIKDKSGKTVISKLNENMLKKIAQAGSGSYVRANNTNIGLNAIFSEINKMDKKAISTRQYAEYDDQFPYFIGASLLFFALSMMLIERKNKWLARVNIFGKDKKHA
- a CDS encoding BatD family protein, whose product is MIAKKISFFLLLIFTSWNVFADRVNVKLSTPNVARVGQQIRLAIESNEQAEKVNLPSMSNFEVMMGPMTSSSSSVQIINGKSSRSNSYSYTYILKPLNSGTFVFPAIDVVIDGRHYKTKQKKIQIVKGNANTNTTSSGAEISKKDMFVKVLLSRTNVKEGEAILATTKLYTRLPISGVSNIEIPSFTNFYTKSVGEIRRLSLNQEAYDGDIYNTAILNKTLLFPQKDGTLRIDPAKITVQVRQRIQNSQAFFDDFFNSTRTVSVDVASAPRTVRVNALPSPPDSYSGAVGRFNIKASISETKVKANDAITLRLTIKGKGNLSLVTAPKLDFPQDFETYDPQSKNNIKVTESGEQGSKTLEYLIQPRFAGDYTIPSVSFAYYDPLKDRYVTQQTTPFNIHVTPGEGKNATSAQVSSFSKEDVKTVGKDIRFISTDKITFKKHHRLYGTVTFYMLFIGGFFIFIVIYLMNLKKIKEREDIWGTKNKKANSLALKRLKKASQHLKNDENELFYEAVLEALMGYLEDKLTLPKSELTKETIKTKLAEKRMDNVSIDALLSLIDTCEFARYAPSQDHSAQEELYKKAIEVLSLVEKKIKK
- a CDS encoding tetratricopeptide repeat protein; translation: MKKITLIIIMIFVGLQFASAQQERRLVRKGNKEFLEALKDSSKVDSVKYAQAETYYRKALEKAPDNFKWKSNLASAILKQGHPKEAIEMFEELSETATTEADKAKLYYNLGNSYLQSNEFEKSIEAYKKSLRSNPSDLATKYNLTYAMKKKKEKEEQKKNKDQNKDNKDKKNKDNKDNKDNKDKKNKDQKNKDKNKKDQDKKDQDKNKNQDKNKQKNKDKKDKGSQKKSKSGLSKARASAMLKAMEDKEKKTQNKVRKAQVKQEKAKAQSIEKKW
- a CDS encoding tetratricopeptide repeat protein — protein: MMKKLIVLTLAILFSLSLSAETLEVQFENANVLYKKGDFKEALVEYQRIKNEGYQQPDLFFNIGNSYYKLSDFTHAILYYEKALMLDPSNKNISYNLKMANQYIVDKVEPLPTVLVVKIKNNIKQLLNSTEWSYLSILLFLIFLLGLSLLLIYGESVKTKKLGLTIAIFSLILCITSIVIARDQYLHETRHLGAIITKPSVTVKGAPSETGTELFIIHEGIKVQITDSIEGWKEVKIPDGNTGWVPNKSMERI